From the Pomacea canaliculata isolate SZHN2017 linkage group LG4, ASM307304v1, whole genome shotgun sequence genome, one window contains:
- the LOC112561779 gene encoding lissencephaly-1 homolog yields the protein MVLSQRQKEELNKAIADYLSVNGFHSALEHFQKEAAMPGEIEKKYSGLLEKKWTSVIRLQKRVMDLEAKLAEAEKEVNSGAPTRDRRSPTEWIPRPPERYALSGHRSPITKVVLHPVFSLMVSSSEDATIKVWDYETGDYERTLKGHTDSVQDVAFDSAGKFLASCSADMTIKLWDFQGFECIKTMYGHDHNVSSITFMPNGDFIVSASRDKTIKMWEVATGYCVKTFTGHREWVRMVRVNQDGSLLASCSNDQTLRVWVVATKECKMELREHEHVVECLAWAPEAAGPAVLEAASIDSKTTKRSGPFLASGSRDKTIKMWDVSTGLCLFTLVGHDNWVRGLVFHPGGKYLLSASDDKTLRIWDIPNKRNHKTLQAHSHFVTSLDMHKNAPYVVTGSVDQTVKVWECR from the exons ATGGTCCTctcacaaagacagaaagaagaatt aaacaaggCCATTGCTGACTACCTAAGTGTCAATGGCTTCCACTCTGCTTTGGAACATTTTCAGAAAGAGGCTGCAATG CCTGGGGAAATTGAGAAAAAATACAGTGGACTTTTGGAAAAGAAATGGACATCAGTCATCAGACTTCAGAAAAGA GTCATGGATCTTGAAGCCAAGTTggcagaagcagaaaaagaggTCAACAGCGGTGCACCAACTCGTGATCGCCGTTCACCCACAGAGTGGATCCCTCGACCTCCAGAACGTTATGCCCTCAGTGGGCATCGCAGTCCCATCACCAAAGTGGTGCTTCACCCAGTGTTCTCACTTATGGTCTCCTCCAGCGAGGATGCCACCATTAAG GTTTGGGACTATGAAACAGGTGATTATGAGAGGACCCTAAAAGGCCACACGGATTCAGTCCAAGATGTGGCCTTTGATAGCGCAGGGAAGTTTCTGG cTTCTTGCTCTGCTGACATGACCATCAAACTCTGGGATTTTCAAGGTTTTGAGTGCATCAAAACTATGTATG GTCATGACCACAATGTCTCGAGTATAACATTCATGCCAAATGGAGACTTTATAGTATCAGCTTCTCGAGACAAAACCATCAAAATGTGGGAGGTGGCTACAGG CTACTGCGTGAAGACCTTCACTGGACACAGAGAGTGGGTCCGCATGGTGAGAGTCAACCAAGATGGCTCCTTGCTAGCCAGCTGTTCTAATGATCAG ACGCTGCGAGTGTGGGTTGTGGCCACCAAAGAGTGCAAGATGGAGCTGCGGGAACATGAGCACGTGGTGGAGTGTCTCGCCTGGGCACCAGAGGCTGCAGGCCCGGCCGTCTTGGAAGCTGCTAGCATTGAT TCAAAGACCACAAAACGCAGTGGTCCATTCCTGGCAtctgggtcacgtgacaaaacCATCAAGATGTGGGATGTCAGCACAGGACTGTGTCTTTTCACGCTT GTGGGCCATGACAACTGGGTGCGAGGGCTAGTCTTCCATCCTGGTGGAAAGTACTTGCTGTCTGCATCAGATGACAAAACCCTACGTATCTGGGACATCCCCAACAAACGTAACCACAAAACTCTGCAGGCACACAGCCATTTTGTCACCTCCCTTG ACATGCACAAGAATGCTCCCTATGTGGTAACAGGCAGTGTCGACCAGACAGTCAAAGTGTGGGAGTGCCGCTAA
- the LOC112561775 gene encoding U6 small nuclear RNA (adenine-(43)-N(6))-methyltransferase-like, whose amino-acid sequence MSLNKFMHPRNRYKFVKPNFEALSVVYPEFKNYVSEGPKPGKLVYDFKNPDAIRVFTTCLLKEDFSYDIEIPPDRLVPTLPLRLNYVLWIEDIISDWGKQTLSGIDIGTGGCCIYPLLAISRNNVHFLATESDDVNFNYAERNIAANNLSEKVTVVKVDSSVILEGIIGSSDKKYDFCMCNPPFFVDHFEAQGLISRTSHRPEPQTISTASPQEGIAEGGEVGFVKRMIEESIFLGDKVRVYTTMLGKKASLSPLKDILHQYKVPNIATTHFCQGKTMRWGLAWTFDKTVSFPKSEFEKNKTDAKKSKSLVHVLPTQMGERREHVSSLVSFLKQVFADLQIHCREGKSNKYFSNMTITAANNTWIHSRRKRRHLMRQAAASIQMVSENVASTSEDMITQAGTVAVEISTSGTDNGTKCSTHDEGARSCKHGQKSESEMKELDKKEVDRKVASDSATIREEEGMLCGQMDEQKVDPPGINATNTEQVRKRKDTESKNRSSNGHVETVSAKRQKINNSEDEEAFSLNAQIKDYSVDAANSISDNVTSPLKETKNEIPVEKSEAEITSEDSRPPSQYVLKCHATVRVQDGDLALELTWLHGTDTQLLHQLMQHLKNRLSTRATTT is encoded by the exons AtgtcattaaataaatttatgcatCCGAGAAATCGCTACAAGTTCGTTAAACCAAATTTTGAGGCCTTGTCTGTAGTTTATCCCGAGTTTAAGAACTATGTGTCTGAAGGGCCTAAACCGGGGAAGCTCGTCTATGACTTTAAAAATCCTGATGCTATTAGAGTTTTTACAACTTGCCTGCTGAAAGAGGATTTTAGTTACGACATAGAGATTCCCCCTGACCGTCTTGTACCAACTCTTCCCCTGCGATTGAACTACGTTTTGTGGATTGAAGATATCATTAGTGACTGGGGAAAACAAACCTTGTCTGGAATCGATATTG GAACTGGGGGATGCTGCATATACCCACTGTTAGCCATATCCAGGAATAATGTTCACTTCCTAGCTACAGAAAGTGATGATGTCAATTTTAACTATGCTGAGAGAAATATTGCAGCAAATAACCTTTCTGAAAAAGTAACAG tggTTAAAGTTGACAGCAGTGTGATCCTTGAAGGCATCATTGGAAGCAGCGACAAGAAGTATGACTTCTGTATGTGCAACCCTCCTTTCTTTGTTGACCATTTTGAGGCCCAGGGACTGATATCGCGAACATCTCACAGACCAGAGCCCCAAACCATCTCTACTGCTAGTCCTCAGGAAGGCATAGCAGAGGGAGGGGAAGTGGGCTTTGTAAAAAGAATGATCGAGGAATCGATCTTTCTGGGAGACAAAGTCAG aGTGTACACCACCATGCTTGGCAAGAAAGCTAGTCTAAGTCCACTGAAGGATATCCTGCACCAATACAAG GTTCCCAACATTGCAACAACACACTTCTGCCAAGGGAAGACAATGCGTTGGGGTCTAGCATGGACGTTTGATAAAACTGTCAGTTTTCCA aaatcagagtttgaaaaaaataagacagacgccaaaaaatcaaaatcactCGTGCATGTCCTTCCAACACAGATGGGAGAACGACGAGAGCATGTTTCTAGCCTGGTATCTTTCTTAAAGCAAGTCTTTGCCGACTTGCAG ATCCACTGCCGGGAaggaaaaagcaacaaatactTCTCCAATATGACCATCACAGCTGCCAACAACACCTGGATCCACTCAAGACGTAAGCGTCGACATCTAAtgagacaagcagcagcctcAATACAAATGGTTTCTGAAAATGTAGCAAGCACCAGTGAAGACATGATCACACAAGCTGGTACTGTTGCTGTAGAAATCTCCACTTCTGGGACAGACAATGGAACCAAGTGCAGCACACATGATGAGGGTGCAAGGTCATGCAAGCATGGGCAGAAGAGCGAGTCAGAAATGAAAGAACTTGATAAGAAAGAAGTCGATAGAAAAGTGGCTTCAGATTCAGCAACCATCAGAGAAGAGGAAGGAATGTTGTGTGGGCAAATGGATGAACAAAAGGTAGACCCACCTGGCATCAATGCAACAAATACTGAGCAGGTACGCAAAAGAAAAGATACAGAAAGCAAGAACCGGAGTTCTAATGGTCATGTTGAAACAGTATCCGCGAAACggcaaaagataaataattctgaagatgaagaagcattttctttaaatgctcAAATAAAAGATTACTCTGTGGATGCAGCAAACAGTATTAGTGACAACGTAACTTCACCACTCAAAGAGACGAAAAATGAAATTCCTGTAGAAAAAAGTGAAGCAGAGATAACAAGTGAGGATAGTCGACCACCATCACAATATGTACTTAAGTGTCATGCTACAGTCAGGGTTCAAGATGGAGATCTGGCCCTGGAGTTGACATGGCTCCATGGGACTGATACTCAACTCCTGCACCAGTTGATGCAACATCTCAAAAATCGTTTGTCTACTCGAGCAACTACAACATGA